ATAGTGTTTGAATTCAACTTTTTTACCAAGTTTTTTAGAGATATCCCTAACAACTTTTGGAAATTTTGAATAAATTGATTCCATTGGTACCATTCTGATACTCATAATTGAATCTTGCATATCTCTAATGTGTCTTTCAAGAAGTTCAAGTCTTTCTAATACTGCATTTCTTGTTTTTGTTTCTTCAATTGATGTAGAAAACTGAGTTAGCATTGCATTTGTAATAACTAAGTCACCTACATTATTCATAAGTAAATCAATTTTATCAAGATTTACTCTAATATTTGAAGATGAAGATTTTTTTGATGATTCTTTTTCAACTTCTCTTGAAGGTCTTGCTTTTCTTTCTGTTCTTGCAGTAGGGGTAGCTGCTTTTACAGGAGTTTCTGTCATTTCAGGAGTTGCAATTTTTACTTCTTCTTTAATGTTACTAATTTCCACTGGTTTTTCTAATTCCTCTTTTTGATCTTCATTATTAGCTATAATTTCAGAATCAGGAGAAAGGTCTGGCATATCATCAAAGAATCCAAAGTCATCATTATCTTCATGTATAATTTCAGGTGCTATATAAGTTTCTGATTTTTTATCTAATTCTTCATCAAAGAACCCATATTTACCATCTTCTGTCTCAAAGTCTTCTTCTTTGAAAAATCCATATGAAACATTAAATTTATCATCATTAATTTCTTGTTCATAAAAACCAAAGTTTTCATTTTTTTCAGTCTCTACTACAGTATTAGAAGAAGTAGCAGATTCAGGAATTTTCCCACTAATATATGCTCTAATGTCTTCAAGTAATGAAGCTGTCATATCTTCAAAAGTTGCTCTATCAAGTGTACCTGATACTTCTAAATCTAAAAGCTCTTTCATTACATCTAAACCATCAATTAAAGTTCCAGCCATTTCAGGAATAAACTCAATTTCATGGTTTCTTAATTTATCCATCATATTCTCAACATCATGGGTAAATTCAGCAAATAAAGTCAATTCTACAGATGCACCACTTCCTTTTAACGTGTGTACATCTCTAAAAAGTTGACTCATCTCCTCATCAGTTAGAGTTCCGTTGTTTTCTGCTTCTAATAATACATTATCCGCAGATTCGAAAAGCTCTTCAGCTTCCTCAACAAACATCTCTCTGTATTTAGAAATATCAAATCCAGACATAATTTAACCTTTTTTTATCTACTTAGTACAATATTAACTGCTTTTAACAATTGTTCTGGAACAAATGGCTTAACAATCCAACCTGTTGCTCCTGCAGCTTTACCTTTTGCTTTCATTTCATCACTTCTTTCAGTTGTTAAAACTAAAATTGGTTTACTTGAATAAGCAGAAAGCTTTCTTAATTCTCCAATAAGTGTCAAACCATCCATATTTGGCATATTTACATCTGTTATAATAAGATCAAAAGTTTGAGACTTTGCCTTTTCTAGTCCATCAACACCATCAACTGCCTCTACAACATCAGTGTAACCACCTTCATTTAATGCATAATTAAGCATATCTCTCAACATTGTAGAATCATCAACAATTAAAAGCTTAGCCATAAAAACCCCTTGTTTTTTAATGAAAAAATATTATTTTTACTATATTAACTAAAGAAATATTAATTTAAGTTTAGTAATTCAATCTATTTATTATGAAATGGAAATTGTTGCTATTATAGGAGTCAGGGGTATTTATTAATTAATAATTAATGGAAAAAGAAATAAGTTTTAATAAATACATTAAAATTATTAGTGAGGTAAAATAAAAGCTGAATAGAGTATTCAGCTTTTATTCTTTTATAAAGAACTAGATGCTAATTCTATTCTGTCTTTTTTTACTTTTAATACTTTTATTTCAACAGAGTCATCAACATTTAAAACATCTTCAACTTTCTTAACTCTTTGTTTAGAGATTTTAGAAATATGTAATAACCCTTCACCACCTTTTGGTAATTCTACAAAGGCACCAAAGTCTGCAAGTCTAACTACTTTACCAGTTAAAACTTCATCTATTTGATATAACTTTTCAAAGTCTATATTTTTCTTTGGATTGTCTTTTCTCGAGCTTGCATTATTTGAAATAGTTTTTATATGTTCACAAGCATCTAAAACATTTTGTTTATTATCTCCACTTACTTTTACATTACCTGTATCTCTATCTAAATCAATTGATACTGAGAATCTTTCAATTATCTCTTTTATTGTTGCTCCAGCTTTTCCAATTATTACCATAAATTTACTAGGATCAATTGCAAATTGTTCAATTAAAGGTAAAGCTTCACTTGGTACAATTTCTAAAGATGCTTCTTCCATTAATCCTAAAATATGCTCTCTACCCTCTTTTGCTTGTAATAATGCTTCTTTTAAAACTGATAATTCAATTCCACCAAGTTTTATATCCATTTGTAAAGCAGTGATTCCTTCTTTTGTTCCAGCAACTTTAAAATCCATATCTCCATCATGATCTTCTAATCCCATAATATCTGTTAAAACTGAATAATTATCACCTTCAACAACCATACCCATTGCTACACCAGCAACTAGGTTAGAAATAGGAACTCCTGCTGCTTTTAGGGCTAAAGAACCACCACAAACAGTAGCCATAGATGAAGAACCATTAGATTCTAAAATTTCAGAAACAAGTCTTACTGTCTCATCATAATCTTTATCAATAGTAGCCTCTAAAGCTTTTTTAGCTAGATTTCCATGACCTAATTCACGTCTTCCTACACCAAACATAGGTTTTGCTTCACCAACTGAAAAACCAGGGAAGTTATAATGAACCATGAAATTTTCTACATTTGTAGATTTTTCTGTTAAAATCTCATACATTTGACCATCTTTTGGTCCAGCTAAAGTTCCAACTACTAAAGCTTGTGTTTCACCTCTTGTAAATAAACAAGATGAGTGAGTAGATGGTAAAATATTTGTATCAATAGTAATAGGTCTTACATCTCTTAACCCTCTTCCATCAGCTCTAACTTTATCATTTACAATCATTGCTCTAACTGCTTCTCTTTTTACAATAGATACAGCTTCATATACAGTTGAGAATTCAATCTCATTTGAAACACAAAAATCATCTTTTGCTATTAATTTTGCAACATCTTTAAGCTCTGTGGCTCTTTCACTTTTTGCTAATTTTTTTAATGCTTCTTTAACGTTAGAGATATAGTTGTCTCTTACATAGTTAATTACTTTTTCATCAATTGTAAATTCAACTAATTCAACTTCACAAATCTCTTTACAAACAGATTCAAAAGCTTTTTCATAAGTCTCGTTTGACTCTTTTAAAGCCTCTTGTGCAACTGCAATTGCTTCAACTAACTGATCTTCATTCATTTCATTTGTTTTGTGAATTTTAGAAAATGCCTCAATATCAACTTCAACCATCTCTTCAGATGAAATAGCTTTCATCTCAATCATCAATAGTTCCTCTTTTGAACCTGCAACATAAAGATCTAAAGTTGAATCTTCTAATTGTGAACTTGAAGGATTAACAACATATTCACCTTCAATTTTAGCAATTCTAACACCTGAAATTGATTTTTTAATTGGAAGGTTAGAAGTATAAAGGGCAGCACTTGCAGCATTTAAAGCTAAAACTTGTAAATCAACATCTTTATCTGCACTTAGAACAATTACGGTAATTGTAGTTGGATATACATAACCCTTTGGGAAAAGTGGTCTTAAACTTCTATCAATAACTCTCGATGTTAAAGTTTCAAATTCACTTGGTTTTGCTTCCCTTTTTATAAAACCACCTGGCAATTTTGCAGCGGCATATGTTTTTTCTACATACTGAACAGTTAAAGGAGTAAAATCTTCTTCAACTGGATTATCAAATTCACTTACAACCGTAGCTAGAACAACAGCATTTCCTAATTTTGCTAATACAGATCCATTAGCTTGTTTGGCAACCTTCCCAAACTCAAATATTTCTTGTTTTCCATTCAACTCAAACTCACACACTGTTGACATCTAATTTCCTTTTTCTCTATATTTTTTTACATCATCGTAAGTTAACATTTCCAACTCATCATAATAAAAATCGATACTAATAAAATGATCAAGATTTTTTACATAATAAAGGTCATCTGCAATTGATTCTATTGTAGGAATACTAGCAGTTGGTAAAATTGGTATTGCCACTGAAACTGACTTTGCTCCAAGATGAATTGCAGTTTTAATGCAAGCCATCATAGTTAAACTTGTATTTAAACCTTCATCTATTAGTAAAACGTTTTTGTTTTCTAAATCTTTTAATTTGTTACCTTTTCTAAACTTGTTTACACAAGAAGATAGTTCATTATCAAAGATATATCTAGATTTTGAAAAAACAAAATCTAAACTAATATTAAAAGCTTTTACTAATTCTTCATGAATTACAACTTCCTCAGTTTCAGTCACAATAGCAATTTCACACTCATCATTATTAGGTGAAAATATTTTCCTCGAAAACATTATATCAAGTTTTGCATTTAATTCATTGGCAATAATCTCTGCAATTGGGTATCCATTATATGAACTTGCAATAACTGTCCAATCTTCTAGTTTCATTTTATTAATTGGAAGAATATCAATAAGTCTATATGCAGCCACATCTCTATTTTTAAAATATATTTTATCTGGCGTCATGTTTTAATTATCCTTATTTATTTCATACTCTTGCATTACACCACCTAAGGGTTTTAAAAATAGTTCTATATATACAATATCTTGTTCAATTCTTCCTAGATTATTGTTTGTAGATGCAGCAGTAATCTCATTTTTATATTTTAGATTTAAATCCCAACAACTATCGTTTATAGAAAATTTAAAGGTTTGGTTTGTTCTTAAATTTTCTTCTATATTATATCTTGTACTATACCCTATAGAATATCTATTTGATAACTTATATCTAGAATCTATTGTATATGATTCTAAATTTTCATCAAAACCTGCATTAGCCGATTGTCTAGCCAAATAATGTCCAAGTTTTAAATAAAAATTATTATAATTTAATGAAAAAGAAGTTGAACTTTCTACAAATTTTTTATCTTGTTGATTATATATAAATTTATTTTTCATAGAACCAAGAATATAATTATAAACAATCTCATTTTCTAAATTTTGTAACTTTGGATTATCCTCTTCGTATAAAATAGTTTGTTTAATCTTATGTTTTATTATCTCTTCTAAACTGTTTTTATCATAAAAAGAATGATTTAAACCAAAAGCTATAGTATCTTGACTTTTTGCAACAGGAAAAGAACTGAGCTCATCATATCTTTGATTATTATTTAAATCATTTGTGGAAATAGGATTGTCAATTTTAATTAGATTAACACCAATTAAATCTCCATTTTCTTTTATTGTGTTAGCTTTATTAAAATCTGTAAATAGGTTTACAGAATGGATATAATCATCATATGGTTTTATTAAATCACTATTTAAAGATAAAGTTGTATTTGTTTCAGCAAAAGTTCCATCTTCATATTTAGTTGTTGAAAAATTACTATAGTTAAATCTATTTAAAGATAATGAATGTTTAATCTCAAAATTTAAGTAATCATCAAGCAGTGAAAAAGAGTATGATAATGGAGCATTAAGTTCATATTGATTAGCACTTATTCCATCACGTCTAAAATGATTTGTAACTTTCAAATCGGCTGAATACAATAGTTTATCTAAAAATAAAGGTCTTGAATAGCTATGTAATTGAACCTTTGGTAACTCTTGTAATGTAGTAGCATTTGAATCTTTTGTAGTATCAATGTAATATCGAAAATAAGAACCTAAAAAATAGTTTGGTGTGTTATAAATATAGTTAATTCTAGATTCAATTTTACTCTCTACATCATCTCTATATTTTTCATCTTCTAAGGTTTTATATTCAATATCATTTAAATAGTTTAAATCAACATAAATACCATCTGTTGTATCAAGTTTTTTACCATTGAATAGATTATATCTTTCGTATTTTAAATCAAAACCATAGTGGTCTGTATTTCTTAAATTGTACTCTTTAACATAGTCACTTTTTTCTTTAAAATATCCACTACTTAATTCAAAAATTGAATCTGGTGAATCAGCATATCTAAAATATGTGTATAAACCTAAACCCCTAGCTGATCTAATTTGTGGTATAAACTCTATATCATAGTTTTTCGCAGGTGCAAAATAGATTGGTTGAGAGAAAAAAGTCCCTTCTGAAGAAGATAAACCAAAACTAGGCATTAATAATCCTGTTCTTCTTGATTTATCAGTAGAAAAACCTAAATAAGGAGAATAAAATAAAGGGATATCTTTCATATATATTCTTGGATTATAGATATTAATCCATTTATCTTCAGTATCATAATCAGCACTTGAAGATCTTATACTCCAGTCAGGGTCAATACAATCACAA
This genomic stretch from Arcobacter arenosus harbors:
- a CDS encoding chemotaxis protein CheA, giving the protein MSGFDISKYREMFVEEAEELFESADNVLLEAENNGTLTDEEMSQLFRDVHTLKGSGASVELTLFAEFTHDVENMMDKLRNHEIEFIPEMAGTLIDGLDVMKELLDLEVSGTLDRATFEDMTASLLEDIRAYISGKIPESATSSNTVVETEKNENFGFYEQEINDDKFNVSYGFFKEEDFETEDGKYGFFDEELDKKSETYIAPEIIHEDNDDFGFFDDMPDLSPDSEIIANNEDQKEELEKPVEISNIKEEVKIATPEMTETPVKAATPTARTERKARPSREVEKESSKKSSSSNIRVNLDKIDLLMNNVGDLVITNAMLTQFSTSIEETKTRNAVLERLELLERHIRDMQDSIMSIRMVPMESIYSKFPKVVRDISKKLGKKVEFKHYGDGVEIDKAMIEGLTDPLMHIIRNSLDHGLETPDVRVANDKEETGAITISAEQANGQMIITIEDDGKGIDIEKVAQKALDQGQIDENQYKSMSDNEKAMLVFGAGVSTADKVTDISGRGVGMDVVKTNIQKLGGAIKLDTELGKGTVITIMLPLTLAILDGLDIAVGDQKYILPLSSIVESLQPTSDMIKKIGDGSQDLLMLREEFIPVVRLHNLFGVEPTFDKLEDGMLIVVKSGNQKVAISIDEFLNQHQVVVKPLDKNFRSVEGIGAATVRGDGSIGLILDVLGIINAQIKIEKDMNIAQRAS
- a CDS encoding response regulator, translating into MAKLLIVDDSTMLRDMLNYALNEGGYTDVVEAVDGVDGLEKAKSQTFDLIITDVNMPNMDGLTLIGELRKLSAYSSKPILVLTTERSDEMKAKGKAAGATGWIVKPFVPEQLLKAVNIVLSR
- a CDS encoding polyribonucleotide nucleotidyltransferase, coding for MSTVCEFELNGKQEIFEFGKVAKQANGSVLAKLGNAVVLATVVSEFDNPVEEDFTPLTVQYVEKTYAAAKLPGGFIKREAKPSEFETLTSRVIDRSLRPLFPKGYVYPTTITVIVLSADKDVDLQVLALNAASAALYTSNLPIKKSISGVRIAKIEGEYVVNPSSSQLEDSTLDLYVAGSKEELLMIEMKAISSEEMVEVDIEAFSKIHKTNEMNEDQLVEAIAVAQEALKESNETYEKAFESVCKEICEVELVEFTIDEKVINYVRDNYISNVKEALKKLAKSERATELKDVAKLIAKDDFCVSNEIEFSTVYEAVSIVKREAVRAMIVNDKVRADGRGLRDVRPITIDTNILPSTHSSCLFTRGETQALVVGTLAGPKDGQMYEILTEKSTNVENFMVHYNFPGFSVGEAKPMFGVGRRELGHGNLAKKALEATIDKDYDETVRLVSEILESNGSSSMATVCGGSLALKAAGVPISNLVAGVAMGMVVEGDNYSVLTDIMGLEDHDGDMDFKVAGTKEGITALQMDIKLGGIELSVLKEALLQAKEGREHILGLMEEASLEIVPSEALPLIEQFAIDPSKFMVIIGKAGATIKEIIERFSVSIDLDRDTGNVKVSGDNKQNVLDACEHIKTISNNASSRKDNPKKNIDFEKLYQIDEVLTGKVVRLADFGAFVELPKGGEGLLHISKISKQRVKKVEDVLNVDDSVEIKVLKVKKDRIELASSSL
- a CDS encoding phosphoribosyltransferase → MTPDKIYFKNRDVAAYRLIDILPINKMKLEDWTVIASSYNGYPIAEIIANELNAKLDIMFSRKIFSPNNDECEIAIVTETEEVVIHEELVKAFNISLDFVFSKSRYIFDNELSSCVNKFRKGNKLKDLENKNVLLIDEGLNTSLTMMACIKTAIHLGAKSVSVAIPILPTASIPTIESIADDLYYVKNLDHFISIDFYYDELEMLTYDDVKKYREKGN
- a CDS encoding LPS-assembly protein LptD; amino-acid sequence: MLRKFIATVILVASLHAQDEKFEIIANDVKTRENNVVVATGNVVIYSKTYYITAQKIIYDKEKETFELFDDVMILRNNNVQSKSDYAFLDMKNDGIYQKPTMYYDESTSVWISSNESDKKKEKIYIEDSIVSSCDCIDPDWSIRSSSADYDTEDKWINIYNPRIYMKDIPLFYSPYLGFSTDKSRRTGLLMPSFGLSSSEGTFFSQPIYFAPAKNYDIEFIPQIRSARGLGLYTYFRYADSPDSIFELSSGYFKEKSDYVKEYNLRNTDHYGFDLKYERYNLFNGKKLDTTDGIYVDLNYLNDIEYKTLEDEKYRDDVESKIESRINYIYNTPNYFLGSYFRYYIDTTKDSNATTLQELPKVQLHSYSRPLFLDKLLYSADLKVTNHFRRDGISANQYELNAPLSYSFSLLDDYLNFEIKHSLSLNRFNYSNFSTTKYEDGTFAETNTTLSLNSDLIKPYDDYIHSVNLFTDFNKANTIKENGDLIGVNLIKIDNPISTNDLNNNQRYDELSSFPVAKSQDTIAFGLNHSFYDKNSLEEIIKHKIKQTILYEEDNPKLQNLENEIVYNYILGSMKNKFIYNQQDKKFVESSTSFSLNYNNFYLKLGHYLARQSANAGFDENLESYTIDSRYKLSNRYSIGYSTRYNIEENLRTNQTFKFSINDSCWDLNLKYKNEITAASTNNNLGRIEQDIVYIELFLKPLGGVMQEYEINKDN